From Panicum hallii strain FIL2 chromosome 2, PHallii_v3.1, whole genome shotgun sequence, a single genomic window includes:
- the LOC112882365 gene encoding ricin-like has protein sequence MKGGMLPIFLMLHLVLPWLCLASPALASENGDAVVALKDYPQVKFSTASATPETYRSFIASVRAALVSKSKGNKSNGIPVLLSEDDPLALQTFLNITLTNTAGHSVSLKMDVTGAYFSAYDALKYSCLLKRSGRTFSSAICYNDPWSSGSVGNKLLQSSSSDSLPAAAGGVASDDLEAATWRAKDLDDAVSSLFLFATGKATKEDLSRGVATCDMMIAGAAMSPYVERRMSAGVRSSNGVPDDPSLHGLQARWPALSAAVQGSHQGVFAAPVSVQLRDGNWMPVDNVRRVVPLLSFLLHDSCKKASSPKPVIRSVAQEPDMGGGGAPACAEAEPTVRIAGTEGRCVTVPNGWYYNGNQVQVWPCKSNGDADQLWTFKRDGTVRSNGMCLTSTGTSPGDKVVVWDCPRAPTDGVVWEARVDGAIALRASGSSGLVLAAAASTIFTGLTVQRDDRSSVQSWTPTNYTAPLATAVVGPGDLCLQAASGIRGPASVAACHDGAWWFLYPDGSVRSRTRFFLRQWWCLTADAAGRAVVSFCATAGSPRQRWAFRNDGSVLNAGAGSVLDVRASGGGGQSGGWEVVVSPATGSPTQEWAIML, from the coding sequence ATGAAAGGAGGGATGCTACCAATTTTCCTGATGCTGCACTTGGTACTACCATGGCTCTgccttgcatcaccggctttaGCATCTGAAAATGGCGATGCAGTAGTAGCTCTCAAAGACTACCCACAAGTGAAGTTCAGCACCGCTTCGGCGACACCCGAGACGTACCGGAGCTTCATCGCCTCCGTTCGTGCTGCTCTGGTGAGCAAATCAAAGGGGAACAAGAGCAATGGGATCCCAGTGCTCCTCAGCGAAGACGATCCCCTTGCGCTCCAAACATTTCTGAACATTACTCTGACTAACACGGCAGGGCATTCTGTAAGCCTGAAAATGGACGTCACCGGAGCCTATTTCTCAGCTTACGACGCATTGAAGTACTCGTGCCTGCTCAAAAGATCAGGCCGCACATTCTCGTCAGCAATCTGCTACAATGACCCATGGTCATCAGGTTCAGTTGGTAATAAGCTGCTGCAATCCAGCAGCAGCGATAGCCTTCCTGCAGCTGCAGGTGGTGTCGCCAGCGACGACCTTGAAGCCGCAACATGGCGAGCTAAGGATCTGGACGATGCCGTCTCGTCCCTCTTCCTGTTTGCCACCGgcaaggccacgaaagaagacTTGAGCCGCGGCGTCGCCACCTGCGACATGATGATCGCCGGCGCGGCGATGTCCCCGTACGTCGAGCGGCGGATGAGCGCCGGCGTGCGGAGCAGCAACGGCGTGCCCGACGACCCGAGCCTGCACGGCCTCCAGGCGCGCTGGCCGGCGCTCTCCGCCGCGGTCCAAGGGTCTCACCAAGGCGTCTTCGCGGCCCCGGTCAGCGTCCAGCTACGAGACGGCAATTGGATGCCAGTGGACAACGTGCGCAGGGTCGTCCCCCTCCTGTCCTTCCTGCTCCACGACAGCTGCAAGAAGGCTTCTTCCCCCAAGCCGGTCATCAGGTCCGTCGCGCAAGAGCCGGacatgggcggcggcggcgctccggcgtgcGCCGAGGCCGAGCCGACGGTGCGCATCGCCGGAACGGAGGGGAGGTGCGTCACCGTGCCCAACGGCTGGTACTACAACGGGAACCAGGTGCAGGTGTGGCCCTGCAAGTCCAACGGCGACGCGGACCAGCTCTGGACCTTCAAGCGGGACGGCACCGTTCGGTCCAACGGGATGTGCCTGACCAGCACGGGGACCTCGCCGGGAGACAAGGTCGTGGTCTGGGACTGCCCGCGCGCCCCGACCGACGGCGTCGTCTGGGAGGCGCGGGTCGACGGCGCGATCGCGCTGCGGGCGTCCGGCTCCAGCGGCCtggtgctggcggcggcggcgtcgacgaTCTTCACGGGCCTCACGGTGCAGCGGGACGACCGCAGCAGCGTCCAGTCGTGGACGCCCACCAACTACACGGCGCCCCTGGCGACCGCCGTCGTCGGGCCCGGCGACCTCTGCCTGCAGGCGGCGAGCGGGATCAGGGGCCCGGCCTCCGTCGCGGCCTGCCACGACGGCGCGTGGTGGTTCCTCTACCCCGACGGCTCCGTCCGCTCCCGCACGCGGTTCTTCCTCCGGCAGTGGTGGTGCCTCACCGCCGACGCCGCGGGGAGGGCGGTGGTGAGCTTCTGCGCGACGGCCGGCTCGCCCCGCCAGCGGTGGGCGTTCCGCAACGACGGCAGCGTCCTGAACGCCGGCGCCGGGAGCGTCCTGGACGTGAGGGCGTCCGGTGGCGGTGGCCAGAGCGGCGGCTGGGAGGTCGTCGTGTCGCCGGCCACGGGGAGTCCCACACAGGAGTGGGCGATCATGCTGTGA